In Acetomicrobium sp. S15 = DSM 107314, the following proteins share a genomic window:
- a CDS encoding ABC transporter ATP-binding protein produces the protein MLEVKDICVSYGKKKAVRGVTFGAAAGRLIALLGPNGSGKSTILKALAGMLPTEGGSVRVCGKPVEGYSRKALAKAVALLPQNSGFYAPFTVLEAVAMGRFPHSSSLFGPPNEDDMALSRDLLVKLELKGFEDRLVTTLSGGEAQRVAIAQTLAQDTPIFLLDEPTSALDPRHAILVMELLRSLGSGGRLVIAVLHDVNLSLRFADELLFLKDGALMASCAPGEVGPELLEAVYDIPWAVEESPKIGRVAFPVSEPGRRESSALPLLRARRLS, from the coding sequence TTGCTCGAGGTTAAGGACATTTGCGTGTCTTATGGAAAGAAAAAAGCCGTGAGGGGCGTGACCTTCGGCGCTGCGGCCGGCAGGCTGATCGCCTTGTTGGGACCGAACGGCAGCGGCAAGAGCACGATATTGAAGGCTTTAGCCGGGATGCTTCCGACCGAAGGCGGAAGCGTGCGCGTTTGCGGCAAGCCCGTAGAGGGCTATTCGAGGAAGGCTTTGGCTAAAGCCGTGGCGTTGCTGCCGCAGAACAGCGGTTTTTATGCCCCTTTTACCGTGCTCGAGGCCGTTGCCATGGGGCGCTTCCCGCATTCGTCTTCCCTCTTCGGACCCCCGAATGAAGACGATATGGCGCTTTCGCGCGATTTACTCGTCAAACTCGAGCTGAAAGGTTTTGAGGATCGGCTTGTGACGACCCTCTCCGGCGGTGAGGCTCAGCGCGTTGCGATAGCGCAAACCCTCGCCCAGGATACGCCGATTTTTTTGCTGGACGAGCCGACGAGCGCCCTTGACCCCAGACATGCCATACTCGTCATGGAACTGCTGCGCTCTTTGGGTTCGGGAGGTCGCTTAGTTATAGCAGTCCTCCACGACGTAAATTTGTCGTTGCGCTTTGCAGACGAATTGTTGTTTTTGAAAGATGGCGCGCTCATGGCTTCTTGCGCCCCTGGGGAGGTTGGCCCGGAGCTGCTCGAGGCGGTCTACGACATCCCCTGGGCGGTGGAGGAATCTCCAAAGATAGGGCGCGTAGCTTTTCCCGTCAGTGAGCCAGGGAGAAGAGAAAGTTCAGCGCTCCCCCTGCTGCGAGCGCGGCGATTATC